One genomic segment of Tursiops truncatus isolate mTurTru1 chromosome 11, mTurTru1.mat.Y, whole genome shotgun sequence includes these proteins:
- the LOC101320632 gene encoding LOW QUALITY PROTEIN: CDC42 small effector protein 2-like (The sequence of the model RefSeq protein was modified relative to this genomic sequence to represent the inferred CDS: deleted 2 bases in 1 codon), producing the protein MSEFWLCFNCCIAEQPQPKRRRRIDRGMIGEPTNFVHTAHVGSGDLFSGMNSVSSIQNQMQSKGGYGGGMAANVQMQLVDTKAG; encoded by the exons ATGAGTGAATTCTGGTTGTGTTTCAACTGCTGTATTGCAGAACAGCCTCAACCTAAAAGGCGCCGGCGGATTGACCGAGGTATGATTGGAGAGCCCACAAACTTTGTGCACACGGCTCACGTTGGGTCAGGAGACCTG TTCAGTGGGATGAATTCCGTTAGCTCCATTCAGAACCAGATGCAGTCCAAGGGAGGCTACGGGGGTGGCATGGCTGCCAACGTGCAGATGCAGCTCGTGGACACGAAGGCCGGATAG